In Actinomycetota bacterium, a genomic segment contains:
- a CDS encoding ABC transporter ATP-binding protein translates to MNRGPASFSQAGPAPLLEVQGLHFRYGSVEVLFGIDIEVAPGEAVALLGTNGAGKSTLLRAISGLDLPSAGRVLFNGLDVTGIPAERRVRRGIAHVPGGRGVFPSLTVLENLRTGAYSLGRCRCPIEESIERVFSVFGELAERRSQRAGTLSGGQQQMLALGRAFLTEPKLVMIDELTLGLAPSVVERLAEALRVFQQSGVSLLLVEQSVNVALALCERAYFLERGQVTFSGRTRELLERPDIVRSVFLEGARSALSSAVEEPGS, encoded by the coding sequence ATGAACCGCGGCCCTGCTTCCTTCTCGCAGGCCGGTCCTGCGCCGCTTCTGGAGGTGCAGGGTCTGCACTTTCGCTACGGCAGCGTCGAGGTCTTGTTCGGCATCGACATCGAGGTCGCGCCCGGCGAAGCCGTCGCGCTCTTGGGCACAAATGGGGCCGGAAAGTCGACGCTGCTGAGGGCGATCTCCGGTCTCGATCTTCCCTCTGCCGGCAGGGTGTTGTTCAACGGCTTGGACGTGACCGGGATTCCGGCGGAACGCCGTGTGCGCCGCGGAATCGCGCACGTTCCCGGTGGACGCGGGGTTTTTCCGTCGTTGACGGTGCTTGAGAATCTGCGCACCGGCGCGTACTCGCTGGGACGGTGCCGCTGTCCGATCGAGGAGAGCATTGAGCGCGTGTTCTCGGTCTTTGGCGAACTCGCCGAGCGACGGAGCCAGCGCGCCGGTACGCTGTCGGGGGGCCAGCAGCAGATGCTGGCGCTCGGGCGGGCATTCCTTACCGAGCCGAAACTAGTGATGATCGATGAGTTGACGCTCGGGCTTGCGCCCTCGGTCGTCGAGCGCCTGGCTGAAGCGCTGCGGGTGTTTCAGCAGTCCGGGGTGAGTCTGCTGTTGGTTGAGCAGTCGGTGAACGTGGCTTTGGCGCTGTGCGAACGTGCGTACTTTCTGGAGCGCGGACAAGTGACGTTCTCGGGCCGAACTCGCGAGTTGTTGGAACGCCCCGACATCGTGCGCTCGGTGTTCCTGGAAGGCGCGCGCTCGGCGTTGTCGTCGGCGGTCGAGGAGCCCGGATCGTGA
- a CDS encoding RDD family protein produces MAYCANCGLEISDQAIACPKCGQPGGGSQTVSTDTSLASWGQRVGAALIDGLVVGVPSWILMAIFGIGAAASGQVEVDPITGEVVGGGGALFLMMAVVFAVGVLYRVLLEGGRRGQTVGKMALRIQVRDATAGGSIGYGRAFLRWVVAGALWIVTVPGIIDVLFPLWDKRRQTLHDKAARSIVVRVA; encoded by the coding sequence ATGGCGTATTGCGCGAACTGCGGGTTGGAGATCTCGGACCAGGCGATTGCTTGTCCAAAGTGCGGACAGCCGGGTGGCGGCAGTCAGACGGTCTCGACGGACACATCTTTGGCGTCCTGGGGTCAGCGGGTCGGGGCCGCACTCATCGACGGCCTCGTCGTGGGAGTGCCGTCGTGGATACTGATGGCGATCTTCGGGATCGGCGCGGCTGCCAGCGGACAGGTCGAGGTCGATCCAATCACCGGTGAGGTGGTCGGGGGCGGGGGTGCGCTCTTCCTGATGATGGCGGTGGTATTCGCGGTCGGAGTCTTGTATCGCGTCCTTCTTGAAGGCGGTCGGCGCGGCCAGACCGTCGGCAAGATGGCCTTGCGGATCCAGGTCCGAGACGCCACCGCCGGCGGATCGATCGGTTACGGTCGCGCGTTTCTGCGCTGGGTGGTCGCGGGCGCCCTTTGGATCGTCACCGTCCCGGGCATCATCGACGTGCTGTTCCCGCTTTGGGACAAGCGGCGCCAGACGCTGCACGACAAGGCCGCTCGCTCGATCGTCGTCCGAGTCGCCTGA
- a CDS encoding ABC transporter substrate-binding protein has product MTGMKMPGARGVGARAAAAALALAALLAACGKPAADNPGAIGSDTPIGSGSATAGPSAGTSGVPSASTSSGTGGSRKTGTPTAKPTFGKDPKSGRVLTATDRGVTKDSIKLAWFEVEKAERQLGASIGMSWAATLQEPMVYVQPFVDEINSRGGINGRKLNVELIEYQTVSFDDMQAACVRAAEDMKVFGAITGVGFWGDGEVCLGTKQIPTLTYNSASADQLYRREKGWVRETLMNKDRVVKNLIDWLVASKTATPSMRVGVPYLETPEYKQVVEKVVLPYLKQKGLNVVQKATFSTSYDETPRQAASAVLLFKQSDVNFVFPALTWWEMYHFTNQAQAQSYKPKYTTSDFGELAKDPPASIFAPEQWDGTTGIAVTRTGELAAGKPRTAQQKECESVFTSRGGSIQNASDRDYVWIVCEHLRLFEIAASAAGPNLTRQRYLDALDALGSYTDRTALSDTLKFGKGKWDAADRYAVVKWHASCKCYHQIEGFRTGRW; this is encoded by the coding sequence ATGACCGGAATGAAGATGCCGGGCGCGCGCGGCGTTGGGGCGCGCGCGGCGGCGGCGGCGCTCGCGCTTGCGGCGCTCCTGGCCGCATGCGGAAAGCCCGCCGCAGACAACCCGGGGGCGATCGGCTCCGACACTCCGATCGGGTCGGGGTCCGCGACCGCCGGCCCTTCGGCGGGGACTTCGGGCGTGCCGTCGGCGTCGACCTCCTCCGGCACAGGCGGTTCGCGAAAGACCGGGACTCCGACTGCGAAGCCGACGTTCGGCAAGGACCCCAAGAGCGGGCGTGTCCTGACGGCGACCGATCGCGGCGTGACCAAGGACAGCATCAAACTGGCGTGGTTCGAGGTCGAGAAGGCGGAGCGTCAGCTCGGCGCCAGTATCGGTATGTCCTGGGCCGCGACGTTGCAGGAGCCCATGGTCTACGTCCAGCCTTTCGTAGACGAGATCAATTCCAGGGGCGGCATAAACGGGCGCAAACTGAACGTGGAGCTGATCGAGTACCAGACGGTTTCGTTCGACGACATGCAGGCTGCGTGCGTGCGAGCGGCCGAGGACATGAAGGTGTTCGGAGCGATCACCGGCGTTGGGTTCTGGGGCGACGGCGAGGTATGCCTCGGGACCAAGCAGATCCCGACGCTTACCTACAACTCCGCGTCGGCCGACCAGCTGTATCGCAGGGAAAAGGGCTGGGTCCGCGAGACGTTGATGAACAAGGACCGGGTCGTCAAGAACTTGATCGACTGGCTCGTGGCGAGCAAGACGGCAACGCCGTCTATGCGTGTCGGCGTGCCCTATCTGGAGACGCCCGAGTACAAACAGGTCGTCGAGAAGGTGGTGCTGCCGTACCTCAAGCAGAAGGGATTGAACGTGGTTCAGAAGGCCACGTTCTCGACCAGCTACGACGAGACGCCCCGGCAAGCGGCGAGCGCCGTGCTGCTCTTTAAGCAGTCGGATGTCAACTTCGTGTTTCCGGCGCTGACTTGGTGGGAGATGTATCACTTCACCAACCAGGCGCAGGCCCAGAGCTACAAGCCGAAGTACACGACGTCGGACTTCGGTGAGTTGGCGAAGGACCCGCCTGCGTCGATCTTCGCGCCCGAGCAGTGGGACGGGACCACCGGGATCGCGGTGACGCGAACCGGCGAGCTGGCCGCCGGCAAGCCCCGCACCGCGCAGCAAAAGGAGTGCGAGTCGGTCTTCACCTCGCGAGGGGGCAGTATCCAAAACGCCTCCGACCGCGATTACGTGTGGATTGTGTGCGAGCACTTGCGCTTGTTCGAGATAGCAGCGAGTGCCGCGGGTCCGAACCTCACTCGGCAGCGCTATCTCGACGCGCTCGACGCACTTGGGAGCTACACCGACCGCACCGCGCTCTCGGACACGCTGAAGTTCGGCAAGGGGAAGTGGGACGCTGCCGATCGCTATGCGGTCGTCAAGTGGCACGCCTCCTGTAAGTGCTACCACCAGATCGAAGGCTTCCGGACCGGCCGTTGGTAG
- a CDS encoding M28 family peptidase, whose product MSTTWVAAVFVGVVLPSGAGPVPDSPIARVVRIAHELDEAIGEDAVRDEITALATVAPHRRAGTPFEIVARDWVYRRFLDAGLSNVRIEESPYLSWQPRRVGLFDSSASPADLEVRPIIGSPNTLPTGLTAPIVYVGRGESADYAKLSPADYVGRIHVVRRGGTHRFDKYIAAVQHGAVGFVFAHDVHEPDRNLIETGSIVPLTSIPAVAIGAGDGDRLEEAWRNGIAPEVTLVVDAESRPSVTWNVIGEIPAAVSTQEFVVFGTHYDSHDVGPSVADNAAGMGATIAAARVLASRWSYARTIRVIAFGAEEIGLQGSVVHAARTAPDILASCRLMADIDVAGNGDAGAALNATGSPRSETATAAAMVAAALEYERRSGYGFKAETGEFPAGYASASNDSASYAVGGCPTLALNKWPFAHYHTQYDTLDEIDWSDARLTAVIAASIVAEYALGDDLTAGPTLRGARKQR is encoded by the coding sequence GTGTCGACGACATGGGTTGCCGCCGTTTTCGTCGGCGTCGTTCTTCCGAGCGGCGCCGGCCCGGTGCCGGACTCGCCGATCGCGCGCGTCGTGCGCATCGCTCACGAACTCGATGAGGCGATAGGAGAGGACGCCGTGCGGGATGAGATCACGGCCCTTGCGACCGTTGCTCCGCACCGTCGCGCGGGCACGCCGTTCGAGATCGTCGCCCGCGACTGGGTGTACCGGCGCTTCCTCGACGCCGGACTCTCCAACGTGCGCATCGAGGAGAGCCCATACCTTTCGTGGCAACCGCGTCGGGTTGGGCTGTTCGACTCCTCAGCATCACCCGCCGACCTCGAGGTCCGTCCGATCATCGGCTCACCAAACACGCTCCCAACCGGTTTGACCGCGCCGATTGTGTACGTCGGACGCGGCGAATCGGCCGATTACGCGAAGTTGTCGCCGGCCGACTACGTCGGGCGCATTCACGTCGTGCGCCGTGGCGGCACACATCGCTTCGACAAGTACATCGCCGCCGTGCAGCACGGTGCCGTTGGTTTCGTGTTCGCCCACGATGTCCACGAACCGGACCGCAACCTGATCGAGACCGGCAGCATCGTGCCGCTCACTTCGATCCCCGCTGTCGCGATCGGCGCCGGCGACGGCGACCGTCTGGAAGAGGCGTGGCGGAACGGGATTGCACCTGAGGTCACGCTTGTTGTCGATGCCGAGAGCCGTCCCTCGGTCACCTGGAACGTGATCGGCGAGATTCCCGCCGCGGTTTCGACCCAGGAGTTCGTAGTGTTCGGCACGCATTACGACTCTCACGACGTCGGGCCGTCGGTGGCCGACAACGCCGCGGGGATGGGAGCCACGATTGCCGCCGCGCGCGTTCTCGCCTCGCGATGGAGCTATGCGCGCACGATCCGAGTCATCGCCTTCGGCGCCGAAGAGATCGGTCTGCAGGGATCGGTCGTGCACGCCGCGCGAACAGCGCCGGACATACTTGCTTCCTGCCGCTTGATGGCGGACATCGACGTCGCGGGCAACGGCGACGCCGGCGCGGCGTTGAACGCGACCGGATCGCCGCGCAGCGAAACGGCGACGGCAGCAGCGATGGTGGCGGCTGCGCTCGAGTACGAGCGAAGAAGCGGATATGGATTCAAGGCGGAGACCGGGGAGTTCCCAGCGGGTTACGCCTCCGCCTCGAATGATTCGGCCTCATATGCCGTCGGCGGTTGCCCGACGCTGGCGCTGAACAAGTGGCCCTTCGCGCACTACCACACCCAGTACGACACGCTGGACGAGATTGACTGGAGCGACGCGCGCCTGACCGCCGTCATCGCCGCCTCGATCGTCGCCGAATATGCGCTCGGCGACGACCTCACCGCGGGACCCACCCTGAGGGGGGCGCGGAAGCAAAGATGA
- a CDS encoding branched-chain amino acid ABC transporter permease/ATP-binding protein translates to MSEFLPLSVLTLGLVVGLAYAALAMGIVLTYKSSRVVNFAHGEVGALAAAVLALLVNDHKVPFGVALVVAVAIAVALGVGSERLVVRRLAKAPRVIVLVATLGLTQLFLFGTLFTTGAIQNKGPGFPLAFRFHVDVGVLVLNASHLLILVLVPLAAIVLALFFRFTRLGVAVRASAENVDSARLAGINVGRVSGVVWAIAAGFSALTGILLGPGKSLLASESMGPGLLLRALAAAVIGKMTSLPRAFAAAVGIGVIEQVLYFNRPMSGEVEVVLFAIVLGGLLMQSRGGLRDQETSSWVFTSVSRSSGARRFGWVAGVGALAVAAAAPAVLNNSQTFLATTILVFAMVALSVTLLTGYAGQISLGQFAFVGLGAAVSFRLMDSAHVPFPVAVLLAAAAGGAASGLIGIPALRVRGLQLGVATLAFALVTQAWLLGQNWLSGSGVVAPRPAIGSFVFDTEKRYYFLVLGTLVLSVLAVRNLTRSGVGRRLVAVRDNEVGAASFAVSPVRAKLTAFIASGTLAALAGAMYGHCVRHFSPETFHASESLRVVAIAVIGGLGSIPGAIAGAVAVVGIERLVKVAYLGFLTTSVGLLGLLLFMPRGLAGIGDALRNGLLRRFGPPEGATQTVAAPLDVVLSAAPAPSSRAETVGARALRVSGMDLAFGGVTALSGVGLSVAAGEVVGIIGPNGAGKTTLFDCICGHVRPDAGRVVLAGRDVTSLAPHARAALGLVRSFQDVRLFPGLTVMDTLRLAQEKHCATNFGGAVLSSPAARAEERRKSRKAVELLELMGLGTYRDKLISELSTGTRRVVELGCMLALEPSVLLLDEPSAGIAQKEVESLGDLLASIRRITGTTMLVIEHDIPLIAAMSDRLVAMESGRVLCEGLPDTVLRDARVVASYLGSAGVAVGR, encoded by the coding sequence GTGAGCGAGTTCTTGCCGCTCTCCGTCCTGACGCTTGGCCTCGTCGTCGGGTTGGCGTACGCGGCGCTGGCGATGGGCATCGTGCTGACCTACAAGTCGAGCCGGGTGGTGAACTTCGCTCACGGCGAGGTCGGTGCGCTGGCGGCGGCGGTTCTTGCGCTGCTCGTCAACGACCACAAGGTTCCGTTCGGCGTCGCGCTCGTAGTGGCGGTTGCGATTGCGGTCGCGTTGGGCGTGGGTTCCGAGCGTCTGGTCGTGCGCCGGCTTGCGAAGGCTCCGCGAGTGATCGTGCTCGTCGCGACGCTGGGGCTGACGCAGTTGTTCTTGTTCGGGACGCTGTTCACGACTGGGGCGATTCAGAACAAGGGTCCGGGCTTTCCGCTGGCGTTTCGCTTTCACGTCGACGTAGGTGTGCTGGTTCTGAACGCGAGTCATCTGCTGATCCTTGTGTTGGTTCCTTTGGCAGCGATCGTGCTGGCGCTGTTCTTCCGCTTCACGCGGCTGGGGGTCGCGGTGCGCGCATCGGCTGAGAACGTGGACTCCGCGCGCCTCGCAGGCATCAACGTAGGCCGTGTTTCCGGTGTGGTATGGGCGATCGCGGCGGGATTTTCGGCGCTCACGGGGATCCTGCTTGGGCCGGGGAAGTCACTGTTGGCGTCGGAGTCGATGGGCCCGGGTCTGTTGTTGCGCGCGCTGGCCGCCGCGGTGATTGGGAAGATGACGAGCCTGCCGCGCGCCTTCGCCGCCGCGGTTGGAATCGGAGTCATCGAGCAGGTGCTGTACTTCAATCGCCCGATGTCGGGAGAGGTCGAGGTCGTGCTGTTCGCGATCGTGCTGGGTGGCTTGCTGATGCAGTCGCGGGGCGGTCTGCGCGATCAGGAAACATCCTCGTGGGTGTTCACGAGCGTGTCGCGATCTTCGGGCGCGCGCCGGTTCGGGTGGGTCGCGGGCGTGGGGGCTCTTGCTGTTGCGGCTGCCGCTCCGGCGGTGCTGAATAACTCGCAAACATTCCTGGCGACCACGATCCTTGTGTTCGCGATGGTCGCGCTGTCGGTCACGTTGCTGACCGGATACGCCGGGCAAATCTCACTCGGGCAGTTCGCGTTCGTCGGGCTGGGGGCGGCGGTGTCCTTTCGCTTGATGGACTCCGCGCACGTGCCGTTCCCGGTGGCGGTCTTGCTTGCCGCCGCGGCCGGCGGGGCGGCGTCCGGGCTCATCGGGATTCCGGCGCTGCGCGTGCGCGGCCTCCAACTCGGAGTCGCGACGCTGGCGTTCGCGTTGGTAACCCAGGCGTGGCTGCTCGGCCAGAATTGGCTGTCGGGATCGGGCGTTGTTGCGCCGCGTCCGGCGATCGGGTCGTTCGTCTTCGACACTGAAAAGCGGTACTACTTCCTCGTTCTCGGCACACTCGTGCTGTCGGTCTTGGCGGTGCGCAACCTGACTCGAAGCGGCGTCGGGCGTCGGCTGGTTGCCGTTCGCGACAATGAAGTCGGCGCTGCGTCCTTCGCGGTGTCCCCGGTGCGCGCGAAGCTCACCGCGTTCATCGCGTCCGGCACGCTGGCGGCGCTCGCCGGTGCCATGTACGGACACTGCGTCCGGCACTTCTCCCCCGAGACGTTTCATGCGAGCGAAAGTCTGCGGGTGGTGGCCATCGCGGTGATTGGAGGGCTGGGGTCGATCCCCGGCGCCATAGCCGGCGCGGTTGCGGTCGTCGGAATCGAGCGGCTGGTGAAGGTCGCCTACCTCGGGTTCCTCACGACATCGGTGGGCTTGCTCGGGCTGTTGCTGTTCATGCCGCGCGGCCTTGCCGGCATCGGCGACGCGTTGCGCAACGGATTGCTCCGCCGGTTCGGCCCGCCGGAGGGTGCGACCCAGACGGTTGCCGCGCCGCTCGACGTTGTCCTGTCGGCAGCGCCGGCGCCGTCCTCGCGCGCAGAGACGGTCGGCGCGCGCGCATTGCGGGTTTCTGGAATGGACCTTGCCTTCGGAGGAGTTACGGCGCTGTCCGGCGTGGGGTTGTCGGTCGCCGCCGGCGAGGTCGTCGGGATCATCGGCCCCAACGGCGCGGGTAAGACGACGTTGTTCGACTGCATTTGCGGGCACGTGCGCCCCGACGCGGGTCGGGTCGTGCTGGCCGGGCGTGATGTCACGTCGCTCGCGCCGCACGCGCGCGCCGCGTTGGGGTTGGTTCGCTCGTTCCAGGACGTGCGCCTGTTTCCCGGGCTCACCGTGATGGACACTTTGCGCTTGGCGCAGGAGAAGCACTGCGCAACCAACTTCGGCGGCGCCGTGCTGTCGTCACCGGCCGCGCGCGCCGAGGAGCGCCGAAAGAGCCGAAAAGCGGTCGAATTGTTGGAGTTGATGGGGCTCGGAACCTATCGCGACAAGTTGATCTCGGAGTTGTCCACCGGGACGCGCCGCGTCGTGGAACTCGGATGCATGCTGGCGCTCGAGCCCAGCGTGTTGTTGCTCGATGAACCGAGTGCGGGGATCGCGCAGAAAGAGGTGGAGTCTCTCGGCGATCTGCTCGCCTCTATCCGGCGGATAACCGGGACCACGATGCTGGTGATCGAACACGACATACCGCTGATCGCCGCGATGTCCGACCGGCTCGTCGCGATGGAGTCCGGACGCGTTTTGTGCGAAGGGCTCCCCGACACGGTCCTTCGTGATGCTCGGGTTGTTGCCTCTTACCTGGGGTCGGCCGGTGTCGCCGTCGGCAGGTGA
- a CDS encoding M20/M25/M40 family metallo-hydrolase, translating to MSLSSGRAPAVFAVVVALAVSAWTPPGVAQLSTTPTHGYLTDLFDIGWRRAGSPSAAAAAVYIKDHLEPLGYQTEVQEFEFPYFEVTEKSLTLDGARYEIDEIMYSGSTTAGGITAEVVELDSADIAGKIALIPFPQANPGWKNLSNTLKSDYARAVAEGAVAVIAEAPDRLYAASVSKATWTPGAIPGVVALGARALIGKEPTLVLRSKVVSGIGRNVVAHRAGAGAETILVLAHYDAWFGGAADNASGTAALLRAAELLSEDPLQRGVTFLAVDGEELGLLGSQAFIADRDLSEIVGVVNLDMVSAKPSDVYEDAPGFQWRVVMTSETPPLMASAEANAALNQVVHGPLSATLWEDGYGAFRTDYEWFYYQGVPGTWVISEAAYYHTTEDKPDHVDPADLENVSHMVAGVVRDMQTMLLPRVTHLDVDARMDAGTVTATVGLAGRPRDGATVTVVGYRGRAEVSRSQVTAGEAGTYTAELPPNAEYVRVHAAWNTLDGEAWLPVGD from the coding sequence GTGAGTTTGAGTAGCGGGCGCGCGCCTGCAGTGTTCGCCGTCGTTGTGGCGCTGGCTGTTTCGGCGTGGACGCCGCCGGGCGTCGCGCAACTCAGTACCACCCCGACGCACGGCTACCTCACCGACCTGTTCGATATCGGGTGGCGGCGAGCGGGGTCGCCGTCGGCGGCCGCTGCCGCGGTGTACATCAAAGATCACCTGGAGCCGCTTGGATACCAGACCGAGGTGCAGGAGTTCGAGTTCCCGTACTTCGAAGTGACGGAGAAGTCCCTGACGCTGGACGGTGCCCGGTACGAGATCGACGAGATCATGTATTCAGGATCCACGACGGCCGGGGGCATCACCGCCGAAGTGGTCGAGTTGGATTCCGCGGACATCGCAGGAAAGATCGCCCTAATCCCGTTCCCACAAGCAAACCCGGGTTGGAAGAACCTTTCCAACACCCTGAAGTCGGACTACGCGCGTGCGGTGGCTGAGGGAGCAGTCGCGGTTATCGCGGAGGCTCCCGATCGTCTCTACGCGGCGTCGGTGTCCAAGGCCACCTGGACTCCCGGCGCGATCCCAGGAGTTGTCGCGCTGGGCGCGCGCGCGCTGATCGGCAAAGAGCCGACGTTGGTGTTGCGATCGAAGGTCGTTTCCGGAATCGGGCGCAACGTTGTGGCTCATCGCGCCGGCGCCGGCGCCGAGACAATCCTGGTGCTTGCTCACTATGACGCTTGGTTCGGCGGCGCCGCGGACAACGCGAGTGGGACGGCCGCGCTGTTGCGCGCGGCGGAGTTGCTCTCCGAGGATCCGCTGCAGCGCGGCGTCACGTTCCTCGCGGTAGATGGTGAGGAGTTGGGACTCCTTGGATCGCAGGCCTTTATCGCAGACCGCGACCTGTCTGAGATCGTCGGCGTCGTGAACCTCGACATGGTTTCGGCTAAGCCGAGCGACGTCTACGAAGACGCGCCCGGGTTCCAGTGGCGGGTCGTGATGACCAGCGAGACGCCGCCGCTGATGGCTTCGGCGGAGGCGAATGCCGCGCTGAACCAGGTCGTACACGGGCCGCTGTCGGCCACGTTGTGGGAGGACGGGTACGGGGCGTTTCGCACCGACTACGAGTGGTTCTACTACCAAGGGGTTCCGGGGACTTGGGTAATCAGCGAAGCCGCGTACTACCACACCACCGAGGACAAACCCGATCACGTTGATCCGGCCGACCTCGAGAACGTTTCGCACATGGTGGCCGGCGTGGTTCGCGACATGCAGACGATGCTGCTTCCGAGAGTGACGCACCTGGACGTCGATGCGCGGATGGACGCCGGCACCGTGACGGCGACGGTGGGTCTCGCCGGCCGGCCTAGAGACGGTGCGACGGTCACCGTTGTCGGGTACCGCGGCCGGGCCGAGGTATCCCGCTCACAGGTGACTGCCGGGGAAGCGGGGACATACACGGCGGAGCTGCCGCCGAACGCTGAGTACGTGCGTGTGCATGCCGCCTGGAACACGCTCGACGGCGAGGCCTGGCTCCCGGTGGGGGACTGA
- a CDS encoding methyltransferase domain-containing protein, producing the protein MNGREMERTARRYDRNAGVYDFINSPMEWFGVMRMRRRLFARARGVTLEAGVGTGRNFDAYPPQVSVVGIDVSARMLARAAKRAATSGRAAHLELADVQRLPFPDASFDTATATCVFCSVPDPVTGLRELRRVLRPGGQVLLLEHVRPANPILGAMVDLISILTRRLFGYSANRRTEDNVAAAGLRIIEVRRSGVWREIVAVPGDA; encoded by the coding sequence ATGAATGGACGCGAAATGGAAAGGACCGCGCGCCGGTACGATCGCAACGCCGGCGTGTACGACTTCATCAACAGCCCGATGGAGTGGTTCGGCGTCATGCGAATGCGGCGTCGCCTGTTCGCGCGCGCGCGCGGCGTGACGCTGGAGGCCGGCGTCGGCACCGGACGGAACTTCGACGCCTACCCGCCGCAGGTCTCGGTCGTCGGCATCGACGTGTCGGCACGAATGCTGGCGCGCGCAGCCAAGCGCGCGGCCACGTCCGGGCGCGCGGCGCACCTCGAACTCGCCGACGTGCAACGCTTGCCGTTCCCCGACGCGTCCTTCGACACCGCAACCGCAACGTGTGTGTTCTGCTCGGTGCCCGACCCCGTTACAGGGCTCCGCGAATTGAGGCGCGTCCTGCGTCCCGGCGGGCAAGTCCTGCTGCTGGAGCACGTGCGCCCCGCAAACCCGATCCTCGGCGCGATGGTCGATCTGATCAGCATCCTCACCCGCCGCCTGTTCGGCTACAGCGCCAACCGCAGAACGGAGGACAACGTCGCGGCGGCAGGACTGCGCATCATCGAGGTTCGACGCAGCGGCGTCTGGCGCGAGATCGTCGCGGTACCCGGCGACGCGTGA
- a CDS encoding pyridoxal-phosphate dependent enzyme translates to MSEQDFAPGARNAVAPRELFRRFPELRARIPWVPLADLPTPVERMARLEESLPGDARLFVKRDDLTNSGYGGNKVRKFEFVLAQAVASGATHVVTAGGWGSHHVLATAFFARRFGLATRAYVFPQPFNDHVGRQLLAMAACGAELVPCAGPSVAFARLAVARARRNAPFVIAPGGSTVAGMLGYVEAGLEIAAQVTRDELPPPDAIVTALGSGGTAAGLAVGLALAGLAAEVIAVRITSPVAANARYVDLLCRRVLRCLNSVVHTDLRPSVRVLGGYLGKGYGFPTAAGVAATRRARDTEGLRLEPSYTAKAMAAFTDVASRSASRGKTYMFLDTFSSSPLDSLVRAASPADLPPALRALFARA, encoded by the coding sequence ATGAGCGAACAGGACTTCGCGCCCGGCGCGCGCAACGCAGTCGCTCCAAGGGAACTGTTTCGCAGGTTTCCCGAGTTGCGCGCGCGCATCCCGTGGGTTCCTCTCGCCGATCTGCCGACGCCCGTTGAGCGCATGGCTCGGCTGGAAGAGTCCCTGCCCGGCGACGCGCGGCTGTTCGTGAAGCGCGACGACCTAACCAACTCCGGGTACGGCGGGAACAAGGTTCGCAAGTTCGAGTTCGTGCTGGCGCAAGCGGTCGCCTCGGGTGCGACGCACGTCGTAACGGCGGGTGGGTGGGGTTCTCATCACGTCCTCGCAACGGCGTTCTTCGCGCGCCGGTTTGGGCTGGCAACGCGCGCATACGTCTTCCCGCAGCCCTTCAACGACCACGTCGGTCGTCAGTTGCTTGCGATGGCGGCCTGCGGTGCCGAACTCGTGCCTTGCGCCGGACCGTCGGTTGCTTTCGCGCGGCTCGCTGTGGCGCGCGCGCGCCGAAACGCTCCGTTCGTAATCGCGCCCGGTGGCAGCACTGTGGCGGGAATGCTGGGCTACGTCGAGGCCGGACTGGAAATCGCTGCGCAGGTGACTCGCGACGAACTTCCGCCACCCGACGCGATCGTAACCGCACTCGGTTCGGGTGGAACCGCCGCGGGTTTGGCGGTCGGACTTGCGCTTGCGGGATTGGCGGCCGAAGTGATCGCCGTGCGTATTACTTCGCCGGTCGCCGCGAACGCGCGCTACGTGGATTTGCTGTGTCGTCGCGTGCTGCGGTGCCTGAACTCCGTCGTCCACACCGACCTTCGTCCCAGCGTCCGCGTACTCGGAGGGTACCTGGGCAAGGGATACGGGTTCCCGACAGCGGCCGGGGTTGCTGCGACGAGGCGCGCGCGTGACACCGAAGGGCTGCGCTTGGAGCCGAGCTATACCGCGAAAGCGATGGCTGCGTTCACCGATGTCGCTTCGCGGTCTGCGTCGCGCGGCAAGACCTACATGTTCCTCGATACATTCAGTTCGTCCCCGCTGGACTCACTCGTCCGAGCGGCTTCCCCAGCCGACCTGCCTCCCGCGCTGCGCGCGCTGTTTGCGCGCGCCTAG